The DNA window CTGCCTTACACCAAGGCCACACACTGGCCCACCACGTGGTGTGTATACAGCAGGGGGGCCCACCTAGTCtgagtcagggaaggcctcctaTGACCAAAGAAGGAGGACAATTAGCTGGACAACAGAAGGGACAACATGCAGGAAGACATGATGCAAGAGTGCAAAGCATGTTTGAGGATGCCAAGACATGGCTTATGCATAGGAGAACAGCGGGAGATGGGGAGGGCAAGGTGGGCAGGAGCCTGAATTGCCTTATATACTTTgggatcctaagaccctgggagcCTCAGTGGGGAAGTGACAGGATCAGATTTGCTGGCTGCTGCTGGAACGATGAAAGGGAGGCAAGAGCACCCACCAAGAGCAATCCAGGCAAGTTAgtggcagagaggaaaagagaagggaaaggcatCAAGAGAAACCCGTGATTAGAAGTAATAGAACTTGACTGGTTAGACTTGTGGAGGGAGAGGCCAGAGTGACTCTCTGGGTTAAGCATGTGGGCAAAGGGTGCACCAGTTCTAAAGACAGGCCACCCTGGAAAAGGAACAGATGTGGGAGAAAAGTTGAGCACCACTtgggacatgttgagtttgagttgCATGAAGATACTTACTGCCATCTTGACAATTATACAtcttccgatccatgaacatggtatgcgtttccatttatttagatcttccttcaacaatgttttgttttcagtgctcaaattttgtacttctttggttaaatttattcctaggtattttattcttttcagtgctattgtaaatggagttgttttctttGTCAACTTTGCTAAACTTGTCGactagttctaatagtttttaagtgtatactttgggattttccatatataaaatcACATCGTCTGCAAAAAAAGAGATatcttacctttttctttccaatctagatgctttttatttcatttttttgcctaattgctttggctagaaccttcagtacaatgttgaatagaagtagtgagagcagacattcttgtcctgttcctgatcttcAGGGGAATGCATCCAGTCTctcaccattgagaatgatgttagctATGACTTTTTGCAGatgttcccctctattcctactttggattttttttttttaagaaatggatattggatttcatcaaatgctttttctgcatctattaagatgatcatgtgatttctgtcctttatcatatatatatgttacattgattcattttcaaatgttaaactaaccttgcattcctgggataaattccagttggtcatggtgtataattttttttttttatgtggctGGTTTTGGCATCCCTAGGGGGCCTCATACAACTCATACGCCTCCTGAAAGAGCCCACATGGGCTGGCATTTTGACCTTCCCTCCTGAGAGAGGGGGGCAGGACTGGCTAAGAAGGCCAGTGCCCAGCCACACCCAAGGGCCAGGTCACTCAAGTGTCTAAAGCTTGGGTGGGGCTGGATCCAGCTGTGTTCCTTCTCACAATATAACTCCTGGCCCCTCCTTGTACCTGGAAGGCCCAGCCCTGCTCTCCACCTTCTGAGGGGACTCTTGGCCCAAACAGAGAGCTGGGATGCCACCCTTCCATCCCTGGGCTTTGGACTTAGCCCATGCTTCCTCGCCTGGCCACCATGACCCAGTCCTTCGGGGCCGGGTGTTTCCCCTTTGTAGGAGAGAGGGGAGATGTGACCACACTCTAGGAGCATAAAGTGCCATTCAGACCCAAGATAAAGAGATTCAGCCCATTTATTCAGGCAAGCAGCTTATCAGGTCTGGCCCAACAAGCAGCTCAGGGTTTCCATTCAATGACTTTGATGGCAATCTGGGCTGCCCGCCGCACTGCCTCACTGGGGTCTTTCTCAAGGGTGCGGAAGATGGGCATCTGAGACTGCAGAAACTTGCGGCCCTCAGGGGCCTCAGCCAGCATGGTGAGGGCCTTGGTGGCATTCAAGCGTGCCTTGGTCAAGGATGAGCACAGCAGGTTCAGGAGGGGGTGGATGGCTTCTGTGTCCAGGGCAGCATACTTCCCTGTGGGCCACCAACACCAGGTGTTCCTCAGGGGGCCATCCTGTTCCACCTCCTCTCACCCCAGCCCAACCCTGGCCTCCGGCCTGTGCAGCCTCAGGGGAGGTGCCTTCCCTCACTCCCATGCAGGCCCTGGCAccttcctctgcctccagccTTGGCCTCCTCattcctgcccctccagcccctcagctggcttctccccacccaccctgatGCCTGTCCTGCAATCCAGTTCTCTCAAggcaacaaaaattaaaatctagtTGTTCATTTATGTGGtaagtatttcttgagcacctactctgtgccaggcacaaaaACTCACAGAGCTCTTTCCCTCCCAGTACTTATAGTCTAGTGGGGGACGCAGACATTAATCTGTAAAGGAGACGCCCCTCCTTAACCTTCAGCACCTTCCTGCTGTCCTGTCCTGCTGAAAGGCCAGGTGgttgcccccgccccccagcttccTGCCGTGCTCAATGAACTCTTCTCTCTGTGTTGGAAGCTGTGCGGCTACCCTTGGCCCTGCTGACTCCCATTGTCCCTTGGGTCAATACCCACGTCCCTCCCAGAGGAGGCTTGGCCCCTGTCCTCTGCCCCCTGCATGACATGCTTCTCCTCTAGGTCATCaaccctctgccactccctccaAACTCTGACTGAGAATCAGAGACCCACTCAGTCCTCCGTGGAACATCAAGAAAGCACAGGGCACGGGGCTGGTGCAGGCAATTGTGGGCATGTGCAAAGACAGAGCTTTCAGAGGTCACGTGGGATGGCCAACCCCGGCCTCCAGGTGGGGAAACCAACCCCGGTTGCTCCTGTGGCCAGGATTGGATGACTTAGCATGGAAGCCCCACTGGCGAGGGGGTCCCCTGGTGGGAGAGGTAATCTCATGCTCTTATTTGCTCCCCATACCCCcccactgaaaaaaaataatttcgaTCAAAAAACAACatggaagggggcacctgggtggctcagatggttaagcatctgccttcggctcaggtcatgatcccagggtcctgggatcgaatcccgcatcaggctccctgctccttgggagcctgcttctccctctgcttctctctctctctctctctctctctccctctctctctctccctctgcctctcatgaataaataaaataaaatcttaaaaaaaaaatatggaagcaaGGGCTCCAGTGTTTGTTTAAGCATTAGGATAACCAAATCAAGGATGGCAAACTACATAATTCATCCCAGAATCGAGGCTTACAAGGGGCCTGGGTTGGAGACAGGAATTCCAGGCCCAGGGAATAGCCTGGCAGGAGGGGACAGAGGTCCTAATGGGAGTGACCAGGGGGTCACCCTACCTGGGTCACAGGTAGGGTGACCCACTGTgtccaggaagagaagggagggtggaGCCTTGGCCCAAAATTGAAAGGACTCCAACAACAGGCCTGGGAAAGTATTTTGGTAggacagggagggggcagtgctGGGATGTTGAGCACAAAATGAAAGTTCTGGAAAACAGCATACTGGAGGCTGcagtgaccaccccccccccaatgccCAGTAAACTACCACCTGCGCAGGGGATGCAGGTGGCCAGCAGGCTGCCTCACCTTGGGTGGTGACCGCAGCATACATGAGGGCCCCGGCGGCATTGGCCTGCACCTCCTCCACCTTGTCCTTGAGCAGATGCACCAGGATGGGGATGACGTCATGCCGCCACACCTGGTTCTTGCCCTCCAGAGGGATGCTGGGCCAGAGAGGGGACAGCTGTGTGGCTTCGCTTGGCAAAGAGGAGAGGGGCGGGGCCTAGGACCACCCCAGGGCACACCAGAAGGACTTGTGTTGGGACCCCCTGGTGGTTTGGGCCTGGCCAGGGGGTACCAGGGTGCAAGGGAGTTCTGGTGTGAGGTTTGGGTCTCACCCCCATGCTGGGACAACCTAGGAGCACAGCCTGGGACCACTGAAGGCCAAACCGCGGGGAGCCAGCGGGTGATGGAGCCTGGCCCTAAGGTATCACACCAAGAAGAAACCAGACGTGTTCCCCAGGCTCCAAAATGGGGAGCAGCAGGACCCAGGGTCACTCATTTTGACTCCATGCAGGAGCCAGAGTTGCCAGAGATGGGCTAAGCGATGGGAGCTGGCGAGCTGCCAGGGAGACACCCGTGCAGAGCCACCCTCAGGGGAGAGGACACTGTAAGTCACTTCTAATCCTGGCACTATATGAAGCTGTGAAAAGGAATGTGATGGACTCCCCACAAGCTCCCTTTGGGAACTTGATCAAAGATGCAGAGTCTTGGGCCCCGCCTGCAGGGATTCAGTGTGTTCGTTCATTCCCACGGCCAGGGCTGACTGAGCAGCTTGGCAGGTCCTGGTCTGGACGCTGAGGCAAGAGCATGACTGACCGTGGGGCTGGATGATTCTTTGTGGTAGCAGCTGTCCCGTGCGTTGGCCCTCAAGGGCTTCCCCACCTTGAGGCCAGGAGCGCCCTTCTCCCTCAAGTTGGAACAAcgagaaatgtctccagacaatGCTGCCTGTCTCCCAGGGGACCAAAGCTCCCCCTGTTTTGAAGCCCTGCTCTCAAGCAGCAAGCAGAGCAAACAAAGCTCTGTCCTCAGGAACTCCCCTTGGGGGTGACACAAAAAAAGGAGGGCATGGTGAAAGGCACAGGCAGGCCTAGTGGAGGCCGCCATTTTCTAGAGCGGGTAGGGTCCTCAGAGGCTTCACTAGAAAGGGACCTCTGAGCAAAGACCAGAAGGTGATCAGTCTGAAGTATAAGCCCCGGAATCTCCATGTTCACAAGCTCCCCGGGGTCTGGATCGGGGGCCACACTCACAGAAATGCTGGCCCAGGTCTCTAGAGAGAATCCCAGCTAGAGGGACAGCCAGGGCCAGGGGAGGCAAGAGGTGCCAGCATGTAGGCAGGTGGCCATATCTAAGGCATGGACTTGGGGGCACAAGGGACCACTGGTCCTTGGGAAGCGTCTCTGTCTGGGGTCACAcactgcttccctccctccctgctctgaggtGTTGTGCTCCCTCAGGTTCCAGGCCAGGATTCAGACTGGAATTCCGTGTGACCCTGGGTCACCAGTGACTGGACACATGTGCCCTccgtttccttacctataaaaggTAATCACCTTCCTTGGAGGAGTGCCGTTTGTAGATAATACCTGGCACCTACGGAGCGCTTAGTACTCAGTGACTGCTAGCTCCGCCACAGTGTGTGCTTGCCTTCCTCACAGGGAGGGGGGACCAACCATCTCGTTCTGCCCAGGACTGGGGGCTTCCTGGGATACAGGACTGTGAGGGCTGAGCTCTCAGACCACTAGGACAGTGGCCCCCCCCCAGGGGACAGGGTCCTCCTCCCCCAgggcacaagcagtgggggggcggggtgcagaaAGCAGGCCCTGAGGTGGATTCCCTGGAGCTCTGGGGTAGGCTGGCTTGCTGCGGGGCCGGGGGCAGCTCCGgtgccttctctgagcctcagcagAAGCCTCCGGGCTGGccgcccctgccctccccgccctgtCCACGCGGGCCGGGCTCACCTGACCGCAATGAGCGCGCGGGCAGCTTTGCTGCGAATGTCATCATTGGTGCTGAGGAGCTTCTGCTTCAGGAAGGGCACCATGCGGGTACTCAGCGCCTCAGTGGCATCCTCCATCAGGCAGGCCGCCAGTGTGTCCAGGAGGAGCCCTTggatctcttcctcctccctctgcagcttccaTACCAGGGAGGGGATCAGGCCACTGTTGACAATGCCCTGGGCTCCTGCGGGACAGGAAAGGGCACTGAGGGCGGGCCAGTCACCCCTACCCATTCTGGGCAGCACGTGGGGCGAGGCGAGTCCTACAGagctggtggggaaggggaggtttGCAAATGCCCCTGGCTGCCAGACCCCTGAGCAGCTAGCAGGAGGCTGGGGATGACACGCTAGGGTGGGAGCCACATGGCCCTGGAAGACTCCCAAAGGGGCCAGCCTTTGGTCACCTGtaactggggcgggggggcacgaGCCTTCAACAGGTGCCCAGGGGCCTGAGAAGCAGCACCTGCCCCTTGGAGAGCACAACAACCACCCGGCAGGGCCCAGCACAGAAGGAACTTCCCTCCCTTGCCCACCCTgcaccagagggaaggtggggggaccAGCcaaccccctccttcccacccacaACATCTCTAAGCCACTAGAAACCCCACACTAGTCTGGCCAGCCGTtggggaaaggaaaaagcttGGAATCAAGTCTGAGGCAGAAGTGAGCAGCCCAGCATCTTATATCTAAAAAATAGTCGTGCCTCCAAACAAAGGTGACAGGAAATCCACGGACTCTGGCCACGGGGGTCTAAAAAACCCACAGAAACGGGGGCTCCACATGGCAGGGCGGCTGGGGCACCAGGGCTGGGAGAAGACGGAGAGGTGAGCCTCCCCAAGAATGCGTTCCACTTCCCTCCTTccggctcctcctccctcctgagGGATGTCTGGGGGGAACCCAGAACCAGCCCAGGCAGCACTCCTGAGGGGCCCAGCTCCCCTGTGTCCAGAGCAGCCGTCACTGGGAAGTGAGCAGGGCAATGCTGGGGAGGGcagcccccccccagccctcctcccaacCCTCTTCCTGGCCTCCCCAGTGGCCCACACTACCCAGGGAGAGGCCATATAGATAGCCCCCCTGGAGGTGGCCAGCAGCAACACCTCTCTCTTCCGCCTCCCCTGCTAAACCCTCTAATTTACTCCAGAGACAAATAAACAGGTTAATTAGCCTAAAGGTCTCTAAGTGCCAATTAGCACCAGGGATTTCCTCTTTGAAGACATCACCCCAGTCTTCCTCCCGCACTTCCTGAGGACATCAAATGGCAGGCGCCCCAGGgtgagggaggtggagagggacagACGCATGTCCAGTGGCCCCCTAGGCCCCTGGATAGCTTCTCATTGGGGTGTCATTGCCAAGCAACTAGCTCCGCCCCGTTTGTTCTCGGGGCACTCACGACACGGGAAGAGCAGTTGCCCATTGCTTTAAGAGTACTGcactttctaaaatttaatacACACAGATTTCAAAAAATGCCTAACTTGGACTCCTAAACGTAtccagctgtgtgatctttgaCAAGTTACCTAACCTTTCTGAGCCCGGTTTCCTCATTATGGAAACCAGCCTAGGTGGCAGGGAGTTGTGCAATGCCAAAGGGTAGTGGCTGGGTGGGAGCACACTCTCTGGAAGGGACTCTCACATAAGCCCAGAATGTCTGGACCTAGAATCATAAGGAATTTTGCCAACACTGAGACCCAGTTACAAGCAACggcctgtgggggaggggggcggtgagAGGCGAGGAGTGGGATACAAAGACGAAAGCTGCACAGTCCCTGCCCTGCAGGAACAcagcccctctctccccttcAGCCTCACCCTCCCCACCAGGCCACGGCCAG is part of the Zalophus californianus isolate mZalCal1 chromosome 14, mZalCal1.pri.v2, whole genome shotgun sequence genome and encodes:
- the RSPH14 gene encoding radial spoke head 14 homolog; the encoded protein is MAHARISTYLPPDINPAQAAIAYGCRALPKLNEELQSEDLLMRQKALMALCDLMHDPEHVYVAIDIGCLESLKALLKDSNDVVRIKTTEVLYIMATHNVGREGFLKHDVILALSYLLNDPQPACRENLHLALKHVAQLPSGAQGIVNSGLIPSLVWKLQREEEEIQGLLLDTLAACLMEDATEALSTRMVPFLKQKLLSTNDDIRSKAARALIAVSIPLEGKNQVWRHDVIPILVHLLKDKVEEVQANAAGALMYAAVTTQGKYAALDTEAIHPLLNLLCSSLTKARLNATKALTMLAEAPEGRKFLQSQMPIFRTLEKDPSEAVRRAAQIAIKVIEWKP